A DNA window from Nerophis ophidion isolate RoL-2023_Sa linkage group LG13, RoL_Noph_v1.0, whole genome shotgun sequence contains the following coding sequences:
- the serpine3 gene encoding probable serpin E3 — protein MWRLSSILLLLILASPSRGVPQASLRHLHASFAVRLYRALADGRPDANAVVSPAGVAASLGLLQLGARGTTLAQLEGSLGYDLNDVEVREPLLQWRWQENNGSGAGAGLQQTCVLLVQSGVHLAGDFLHNSATWAHVTVMPANFSLLLDHSRQSPGRTGFPRPDEAWPLQAGSSSGEPSGSGEGQQGAESAAARWGGGLQMALVNRVVFKGVWQQQFSFSSTLNLPFVLADGTAIKVPMMHQATQVGFGEFRAGSEHRYAVLELPYLSPYLSLQVVLPRDKKTPLSSLETQLSVGHMTSWEAGLKRTKMDVFLPRFNLRNNFNLRWSLPVLGLTHLFSPAHANFSAMSHDAVYVSDAIHDVAIQVTEDGTKAAAATAMVLLKRSRAAVFKVDRPFLFLLRHMRTGSILFIGRVMNPSEL, from the exons ATGTGGCGCCTGTCCTCCATCTTGTTGCTGCTCATCCTGGCGTCTCCCAGCCGTGGCGTCCCGCAGGCGTCCTTGCGCCATCTTCACGCCAGCTTCGCCGTGCGCCTGTACCGCGCCCTCGCCGACGGCCGGCCCGACGCCAACGCGGTCGTCTCCCCCGCCGGCGTGGCCGCCTCGCTGGGTCTGTTGCAGCTGGGCGCCAGGGGAACCACGCTGGCCCAGCTGGAGGGCAGCCTGGGCTACGACCTCAACG ATGTTGAGGTTCGAGAGCCGCTGTTGCAGTGGCGATGGCAGGAGAACAACGGGAGCGGTGCGGGGGCGGGGCTACAGCAGACCTGCGTCCTATTGGTGCAGAGCGGCGTCCACCTGGCAGGTGACTTCCTGCACAACTCTGCCACCTGGGCCCACGTCACCGTGATGCCCGCCAACTTCAGTCTGTTGCTGGACCACAGCAGGCAGAGTCCTGGTAGGA CCGGTTTCCCGCGCCCAGATGAGGCGTGGCCCCTGCAGGCAGGAAGTAGCAGCGGCGAGCCGTCGGGCTCAGGTGAGGGCCAGCAGGGGGCGGAGTCGGCGGCGGCCAGGTGGGGCGGCGGCCTGCAGATGGCACTGGTCAACAGGGTGGTGTTCAAGGGGGTGTGGCAGCAGCAGTTCTCCTTCAGCAGCACCCTCAACTTACCCTTCGTCCTGGCAGACGGCACAGCCATCAAAGTACCCATGATGCATCAGGCCACCCAGGTGGGCTTCG GTGAGTTTAGGGCGGGGTCAGAGCACAGGTACGCGGTGTTGGAGCTGCCTTACCTGAGTCCCTACCTGAGCCTCCAGGTGGTGCTGCCACGTGACAAGAAGACGCCGCTGTCCTCGCTGGAGACGCAGCTCAGTGTGGGTCACATGACCTCCTGGGAGGCGGGCCTGAAAAGGACCAAGATGGACGTCTTCCTGCCCAG gttcaACCTCCGCAACAACTTCAACTTGAGgtggtcacttcctgtcctgGGCCTCACCCACCTCTTTAGCCCCGCCCACGCCAACTTCTCTGCAATGTCACATGACGCAGTCTACGTGTCGGACGCCATCCACGACGTCGCCATCCAGGTGACCGAGGACGGCACCAAGGCCGCCGCTGCCACag CCATGGTTCTTCTCAAACGCTCAAGAGCTGCAGTCTTCAAGGTGGATCGTCCCTTCCTGTTCCTGCTGAGACACATGAGAACTG GATCCATTTTGTTTATTGGCAGAGTGATGAACCCATCAGAGCTATGa